The Ptychodera flava strain L36383 chromosome 7, AS_Pfla_20210202, whole genome shotgun sequence DNA window GGGGCCGTACTATTAGGCTTCACAAGTAGtcttatttacatatgtaaGCGGTATGTAGGTAATGTAATGCTATGTTATGTAAGGTATGAGCACTTCAGTGATGATTGTGAACTGCATGAGTGTCGTCCCCTTATTCTATGTTATTGTTGAGGGATCAAACGCTGATCGAGATAGCGAAGGTAGTGAGAGCAGCGGCTGGGCATCGCCATCGTCAGAACTTGATTAGGCAACGtaatagagggaccgtgattagaCCCTAATTTATCGACAATGGCTTCCGCATTTCTATCACAGATCAACGACGAGTTTCTGAAATGTCCGATTTGTTGTGAAGATGCGATCAATCCTAAAGTCCTACCATGCCTacactcattttgtttgaactgTCTGAAGAAATTAGTTAACGCAGAAAGCAAGAATTTGGTCTGTCCAAAATGCCGACAAGAAGTAGAACTTCCGGAATCCGGCGTGACTGGGCTTCAGGACAACTTTTTCATTTCCGATCTGGCCGAATCTGTGTCTAACTGGAAAAGCGTGGAAGACAAGGAAAACCAACCCGTCTGTTCTGGATGTATATCGAGAGACGCAGCGACCGCTCGTTGCCTGACCTGCCTAGATTTCATGTGTGAGAACTGCGTAGCGCTGCACAAACAACTGCGTGTCTTTCGAAATCACTGCGTTGTCACGCTGGAAGAACTACGCAGTGGTGAACACGCTGATTCCCTCCGAGTGAAATTGGAACCTCTTCGCTGTGAACAACACGACGGCGAGGTGCTCCGATTCTACTGTCCCCAGTGCAAAGTTCCTATATGTCGTGACTGCACAGTCCTTGATCATCCTAAACCTGACCATGCTTTCATCAGATTAAAGGACGCCGTTGAAAATCAACGGGGAGATTTGAAGACCCTACTGGAGAGCACAACAAGCAAACTGAATGGTTTCAAAGGCGCTGTGGTCAACGCCGAAAATGCGATGGAAAAACTGGgtgaaaacagaaagaaagCAGAAGAGGACGTGAAGAAGGTGGCAGAGGACCTAAAAGCGAAGATTGACAACGACAAAGATGCATTGCTACGTCAAATAGAAGACCAGACCAACGCAAAGGACAAACAACTGCAAGCCAATATGGATAGCTTACAACTTGACCTGTGTAAGTTGACAAGCGCGTGTGAGTTAACAGAGAATATCCTGGAAGTTGGCACCGAGTGGGAAATCATCTCTCTCCACCAGCAACTGGCAAACAGAATGCAAGAATTGGAAAACACCGCATTGCAGCAACAAGAGAATGAACTGCAAATTCTGCGACATATTGCGTTGGCCACGTGTACCGTGGACGATTCCACCAATCTCATAGggaaaataaatacacaaaacccACCTGCAGAAGAATAAGATGGCCAAGCCTTTCGGATCGTTGTCAATGGACACTTGCTTTGGTATTGTATCCACAAAATTTAATAGCATAACTCTTTTTAATGGATAGGGAACtatcaaaatatcagaaatatctTTTATTGACATTATTCCTATACAAGTAATTGCGCACATAACAGATTGGAAGTCTGAAAGAATTACTAGATACACAGTAACTAACATATAATTCAGATAGGCAACGGAAATACTGTAGAACACTTTTATTTGAAGTATAGCTGcatatttttttaacaatttttgattttcattgtaaTACGCAggttttttagtccccgcggacgaagtccggcggggaccaatagattgggtcccgtctgtccgtccgtccgtccgtccgtcatcaacagtttctcagacactgctaaaccaatttcgttcaaacttggcacaaaggcatagcactatgacctacaaatgcacgttgatttattttgtgatatgatccaatatgggcgcgaggcggccattttgttgcgaattTTCATGTCTtcggaccataactcagacatccttgaacagattctgttcaaacttgacacaaaggcataacactatggcttttatatccttgtgaaattattttgcgatacaatccaatatgggcgcgaggtggccattttgttgcgatttttcatgtctttggaccataactcagacatccttgaacagattctgttcaaacttggcacaaaggcataacactatggtctacatgtgcatgtcaaattattttgcgatacgatccaacatggcctcgaggcggccattttgttgcgatttttcatgtctttggaccataactcatacatccttgaacagattgtgttcaaacttggcacagaggcataacactatggcctacatgtgcatgtcaaattattttgcgatacgatccaatatggccggaaggcggccattttgtttgccattttttgtgtcttcaaaccataactcaaacatccttgaattGATTCTGTTCAatcttggcacaaaggcataaggggcaacgtcaaaagttcaatgaaggataaaaaacttaattcttttagtttgggggtgggggggttttgacctaaaaaagtttctatcctacaaatcgatttaaggtaaaaattgccagggaatgaatattttgaaaaaatagagcagaaatgcacactttcgtgttgaagccagcggagggagttgttttaacacgTGTATAGCTGCACTGGCcttagtgtaaacaatgcaggctgttggctTCTGTTGCACCATAAacggtagtttctctactgtctatggttgcactcggaatttttaattgtattttgctacatttctggtgcacgtgtagtccgcctgaatggagcagtgtgaactgagttgttacaaccaccaggacagttgagatagtttttatacctctggaaggagaaacctggactttattgttgttgttcttgttcattcattgataaacttcaagtttgttgttagtatgttgtatttacattggatgaaacacaaagttaaagtgtgttcccaatcttaagccccactagctgtatcttttagcattatttttatgattttactttcaaactaaaataagttggtgacaatgtagtcatttaggtctgtgtacacacttattattaactacctgccggggctatatatgcaattttgaacaagataaagattacactgcgattaaatgttcgcccaaacattaaatcacagccccatgcagaaaagctaaaacccttgatactatgcatatctgcactgaaatcttcatataaactgcacagagtagtcaaaATTGTAATGCAcaagggtgaatgttttcaactgtgacattgtatgttctgattcctttttaatattaccaatttttgaaaatgccaggaaatcaaaatgaccgttaaaattttaacttacatgtcaaatgtttctgaaaggaatggtttcccaatgcagtaaaagttcatatctcttcagagggtagatttcagaaaggagagaataggtagataatttgaggtcaacaaatttcacgagttacagctagtggggctttaacgatgcattaatttatttcacccctaaattgactgatccttagcttcgctttacatagaaagagcctggcaacaggttcaatataagtcaattaagtttctatGGGGGATGGGGGGGTTTgggggaaactaagggaattaagttttttatcctacattgaacttttgacgtcgcccctaacactatggcctacaaaCGCATGTCGAATTACATTgcgatactatccaatatgggcgtgaggcgcccattttgttgcgatttttcatgtctttggaccataactcagacattcttgaaccgattctgttcaaatttggcacaaaagcaaaacattatgcccttcatatgaacatcaatttatatcatgatatgatccgatatggccgacaggcggccatttttttgcaattttttcatgtctttgaacaataactcaaacatccttgaaccgatgttgttcaaacttggcacaaatgcaaagcactatggcatacatatgcatgtatcaattaaccttgcgataggatccaatatggctgcagaactgccattttgttggaattttgcatgtctttgaagcgtaattcaaaggtcattacacccattttgtccaaacttggcacaaagatcaagcactatggcatacatatacatgtcaatttacttcgtgacattgttccaatatggctgccagattgtcatttttcccaatatcgctgccagatggtcatttttggattttttcatgtctttgaggcttaatcatatgcaaatattccttaaccaatgttgttgagactttgtacaaagataaagtactatggcatacatatgcatgtctactaattttgtgctatgatccatatggtcaatagacagccatttgatttcaattttggtgttattttttatgtctttgaaacataaacataggtcactgtccctagatggactgattttattcaaacgtGATAAGAAGATAAAacactatggctgcattcttgtgcacattaatttgtttcattatatgatccgaaatggctgattacaacaacatacccgatcccataccatttcgaaaattccaccaaaccatgtgtatagtatgtgcggtcatgacactagaggcagtgagggcatcgttatgtgtgatgttatcaaaagttccttcagtggtcattaccggcagagatgagtcatttattgaacgttcctcaaattattatattatgcaagtcacaggcctgatgcacccgttgcatcaaagtcattccacagctacctagaccacagctacctagacatcaaagattataacaaaatggacaagcggggactgtgtcatcaacgatgacttgtactTTAGCTAAAACGGATCTACTGATCATAGTTAAGATACGGAAAAGTTTAAAGAAGCTTAAATTAGCGAATTGACAGACTACGCTAAATTTTAGAATAGATCGTCACTTCAGAGCGCTACGGGGAGGGGGGTGTAGGGAGTGCCCTGGAGCGAATAATCTGATGGACAAATGTTATGAACCCTGAGACTGAGGCGCGTGGTTGTGCTAGTGTCACATCTCTCGTCGAAATTTCCACTTATGACAATTTTCCCTGCATTTGACCATAGCGCCTATGATTTGATGTTGTTTCAAGTTTAtaacaattatgcaaatgtaaatcaTAGCTGAACTTGTATCTAATCTTCAGCGTTCATTGGTAGTTGATCTACCTTCTTAAACACCCGGATGTGATCACTCATCCCAAATATTATCATtctcttatgcaattattttctttttgtaattcAGCTAAGACCTGCCTAATTTTACGGTGTTACgctcaaatgaaataaaactagCGTTCGTAAAATAATTCCATCCACAGAATCGTTTTTCACTGCTTGTATGCCCGTGTTCCATTCAGCTGATGAGTCAAAAGTGAACGTGGAAACTTCCAAGAAGAGCGTGCTCGCCTTACTTTGAACCACCTGGAACCATATTTATCACCATACTTGGCGTGTGAACTTCAGTGCTTTGTAAATCTGTCTTCGATGTCATCAGAACATTAGCATGCTATGAAAAACTAAAAATCCTAACTTAAACTTTCCCTTACAAAAGCCCGGATGACACGGTGGAAAATCCAGAGAAGGTGAAAGGTCACGCGTCCTGAGCGCTTTCAATCGTGATCGGAGTCCACCACGGCGTCTCGGGAATAACAACTGCTGAAACGTGAAATACGTACTAAAGCTATAGTCTCCTTCAAAGTTACCTTTTTAGCTTTTTAACGTGTTTTCCCAGAGATTCCAGTCTTTTCTTTAGCGGAAATTTCCTCGTATCGACTTCGAGTAACTTGGTGAATCTcgttcgaaaaaaaaaatcacagggGAGGGGTATACGTGAACAAATGAACTAGTTTAGTGCTTCCAACACACAACGATGAAGGAAGAAAAATCTTAGACATAAACAAAACCATCATTTCTCTAGCTGATAAGAAATGGAGGAATTTATCATCTTCACTGAGTCTTCTTATTGTtcgaaataataaaaatactgtgaCGTGATTTTAAATGTCTGCACAACCATCAGACTTGTCATCTCAGCTCTGCTAACTAGCACAAACGTTTCGGATCAGTAAGCTTATGCTGATGCCATCAATCATGCAAGGAAGTGTGTTTTTTGACAACACATCTGTTGTTACAGCTTACGGATTTGATTTCATATGCCGGGCTATATATTTAGTGCCTGCTAAACTGTGAACGGTGCTCTATTCCAGTGGAAGTGGAAGCGTCTAGACATAAACGGAGACAAATTCTGTAAATATTGAAGAACACTCTTTGCATATGTTGCTTGTTTAAGATGAATTATATAGTGGCTGTAGTGGCAACACTCTTGAATATTGTAAACCGGCTGTAGGCCATTATGAATAACGAGACCTTGGTCCGAGCAATTAACCAACAACTCGTTTAATTAATGTCAAGATTTCCGCATTCACGTTAAAAATGATGATGTCACTAGAGCAGTCAAGCCAGAAAGCCAAATTCGAATACCACACGTGCTTCCAAACTATCTATGACCGGCTTAGCTGAGTAACAGTGTAGCATAACAATATGGCCGGCAGTAAGCTTTTAAGCCCCTCGATGAATACCCAGTCTAACGAGGGTTTTCCCAGCACTAGTCTAGCTATAGGGGTTTCCTGTCTGTTTGCAGTTATACAAAGAGTATGTCACGTTTCAACGGTTTCCTGAAAAGTACCATGCCGTGAAATGCTGGTAGATATAAGTAATTTTGTTTCACTTTGCGCCGATTGAATTTTAGCCCACTGACAAGTATCTCTTTTACTCAGATGTTTTCGTCGCCCAATATATCAGAAAGAGCTGAAGTACTTAAAGTTTCTTGTCCTTATAGTGCTTCTTGGAACTGTGTTCGTTTCGGCGAATcacagaccctcgagaaaaaaacGTTTCTCGAGCGTCtatgcagtgttctccacaagggtttttgacgggcggtgcgcccggcttctttttgtcgccgcccacttttaatctcgcccgcccgcctttaatctcgcccgcccacctttgttttctgtcgcctaaactgttttcacagtcagttgtccgaacaatatctgaaagcctattgaataaaaatgacagcaactgacaACGTCGTGTAATAAAGAGGGACCGTTCACACATCTGTCGGTTTGTTTTGCGACTGCATGCAATCCTCAATGTTCTCCCAGGCCCCGACGGCCctgatcctttatttttttcgcccgatTCTGTTTTATATCCGCCGCCGCGATACTCTTTAGTAAATGTGGTTGAAGACCTATGTTTCTCAGTGGCGATTTTGTCACGCTCTATATTTCAGCAAGCttttcaagtgtgaaacggCCGTAGTGCCGATGAAGACTGGCTAagacttcaattcaaaaagcttgaaatgtgTTTAGTCTCGGTTACCCCGACTCCTCTGCGCTACCGGCGAGAAGTAGCGCAGaggagtctgggtaaccgagactagaAATGTGTTAAGCTGCCGACCGTACCGTACAcacagacaccgtccatttCATACAACGGACACGGTACACTCgaaggctcggtgttgcatttttgccagcgtacactcagtcaaagcatctatGCTATTGTCAACTGCCATTGCCGCCAATGTCTCGTACTTGTAaggatccgaaggtcaggaaaagtgatttcgatcagatcTGGCTaaatcgtacgattggttgagacaatatcagatgcaaaaaagtatggtacttcgcGTGCTCAGGTCGTTGCGTATCCGAGCCAagttagccattttgagatccgtgtacgtccacatgacgttgaagccatgtgtgtcacttcctgtcacgcattcgtaacttgcatggattcattcgattgactttgagaagcagttgcgtttgatcaagtttcaaaatccgtgaccgttttaaaatatcaaagcacaatgaaatgaagtaaaaagaaactgcacgagctaaaatcatcattcgtgtgatcatccgaatacagcagctatgtaccgtacatacggttctgtaggcctactgtatagttcaaaggtcgcgtgtgatCGAGATCTAGTGCGCCAGCGTGctccacacaaacatgcatggcagcctacgccgcgcagttgtcgaagttttgtacgtttgccgaactaagagtcgatgaaatttcaaatctttctcttggaaatacttggtatcatttttttcgggcctccctttattatgaattgagttttaaagtcaacgtaTGTTTCTCGCTGACTCCGCATTGTAACTTAGTGCATTATTCAGTCCCGTGTCAACttgtcatggacgtaaaaaacgacgttcatggctttaccaatccggctacagacaaacatatagtAACAGAGGGTCACATGAAAACGTGCCACcatttgccaccgattatttcgaacactgattacttctcatgtaggcctacttttgaattttcatgttggtattgtgcaatatatttactaaattgtgtattgtttgtattagttcaatgtggtttttttcacttttgatgttttattatttatttaaagtaaatagacaggatttaatatgtaaaaataaattgtatagcttgccattaatcactgctgaatggagaaaaatattgagaatgtcAGAAGTATACCTCATCACTGGAGTGCCTTGTGAATAGCcctggtgatatgtaaattatatgcaaatattatgcaaatacatatgctaattagccgcccgcctttaattttcatttgtggagaCAACTGCTATGGGCGAATCAAGATTCGGACATGTATACGGGAATCGCTTACTCTGTTGGTGATGGGGAGAGGGGCCCTAAACTCCAAAACAATGGGCGTCAAATACCTGACAGGACG harbors:
- the LOC139136473 gene encoding E3 ubiquitin-protein ligase TRIM56-like, translated to MASAFLSQINDEFLKCPICCEDAINPKVLPCLHSFCLNCLKKLVNAESKNLVCPKCRQEVELPESGVTGLQDNFFISDLAESVSNWKSVEDKENQPVCSGCISRDAATARCLTCLDFMCENCVALHKQLRVFRNHCVVTLEELRSGEHADSLRVKLEPLRCEQHDGEVLRFYCPQCKVPICRDCTVLDHPKPDHAFIRLKDAVENQRGDLKTLLESTTSKLNGFKGAVVNAENAMEKLGENRKKAEEDVKKVAEDLKAKIDNDKDALLRQIEDQTNAKDKQLQANMDSLQLDLCKLTSACELTENILEVGTEWEIISLHQQLANRMQELENTALQQQENELQILRHIALATCTVDDSTNLIGKINTQNPPAEE